The Lasioglossum baleicum unplaced genomic scaffold, iyLasBale1 scaffold0021, whole genome shotgun sequence genome contains a region encoding:
- the LOC143219024 gene encoding uncharacterized protein LOC143219024 isoform X2 gives MGIAERITRHGLRSKEQRCTAEIFLCGHSLALRNCDEIDYGDDCIDRKVDLWIQACRDKVGRILCNRRNVSQERRTRIFREIEQVRAELMAKMRKDYYESYSEIRQFTKKVDSLGHQQRKVHAKIHELEDTCAGNVRKFRKKFGPLRVKTFRNLVISERFIFVDRRLKAKFVERIYDIDRKNMKTCAKSINTLTKM, from the exons ATGGGGATAGCCGAGAGAATAACGCGACATGGACTCCGCTCCAAGGAACAACGATGCACTGCTGAAATCTTTTTATGCGGCCACAGCCTCGCCTTAAGAAACTGTGACGAG ATTGATTACGGAGATGACTGTATCGATCGGAAGGTTGATTTGTGGATACAGGCCTGCCGTGACAAAGTCGGCAGAATTCTCTGTAATCGAAGAAACGTGTCGCAAGAACGCAGGACTCGCATATTCCGGGAAATCGAGCAA GTGAGAGCAGAACTCATGGCGAAGATGAGGAAGGACTACTATGAAAGTTACAGCGAGATAAGACAGTTCACGAAAAAAGTAGACAGCCTGGGACATCAGCAGCGCAAGGTACACGCTAAAATTCATGAACTCGAGGACACCTGCGCTGGGAACGtgagaaaatttcgaaagaagttcggTCCTCTGCGAGTGAAAACGTTCAGGAACCTTGTGATCAGCGAAAGATTTATATTCGTGGATAGAAGACTGAAAGCGAAGTTCGTCGAACGG ATTTACGACATCGATCGCAAGAATATGAAGACATGTGCCAAGAGCATTAATACATTGACGAAAATGTAG
- the LOC143219024 gene encoding uncharacterized protein LOC143219024 isoform X1 produces MELSSETDLENFVEGVEPSRRLSEPCQNYRQSVYCLRETMGQTVGRMPNTWARLLEEKDRVLYWSGEVLARVADNVNQEESFQIDYGDDCIDRKVDLWIQACRDKVGRILCNRRNVSQERRTRIFREIEQVRAELMAKMRKDYYESYSEIRQFTKKVDSLGHQQRKVHAKIHELEDTCAGNVRKFRKKFGPLRVKTFRNLVISERFIFVDRRLKAKFVERIYDIDRKNMKTCAKSINTLTKM; encoded by the exons ATGGAACTATCGAGTGAGACGGATCTCGAAAATTTCGTAGAGGGCGTCGAACCTTCGCGTCGATTGTCGGAACCATGTCAGAATTATCGGCAGAGTGTATACTGTTTGCGAGAAACAATGGGTCAAACGGTGGGTCGTATGCCAAACACATGGGCTCGTTTACTCGAAGAGAAAGATCGCGTGTTATACTGGAGCGGCGAAGTCCTGGCGAGAGTGGCCGACAATGTTAATCAAGAAGAGTCGTTTCAGATTGATTACGGAGATGACTGTATCGATCGGAAGGTTGATTTGTGGATACAGGCCTGCCGTGACAAAGTCGGCAGAATTCTCTGTAATCGAAGAAACGTGTCGCAAGAACGCAGGACTCGCATATTCCGGGAAATCGAGCAA GTGAGAGCAGAACTCATGGCGAAGATGAGGAAGGACTACTATGAAAGTTACAGCGAGATAAGACAGTTCACGAAAAAAGTAGACAGCCTGGGACATCAGCAGCGCAAGGTACACGCTAAAATTCATGAACTCGAGGACACCTGCGCTGGGAACGtgagaaaatttcgaaagaagttcggTCCTCTGCGAGTGAAAACGTTCAGGAACCTTGTGATCAGCGAAAGATTTATATTCGTGGATAGAAGACTGAAAGCGAAGTTCGTCGAACGG ATTTACGACATCGATCGCAAGAATATGAAGACATGTGCCAAGAGCATTAATACATTGACGAAAATGTAG